The DNA region GTAATTTTGCTACGAACTTTGCCGTTTACCTGCACAACCACAAGAACTGAGGTTTCAACTAACGCGTCTTCGTCAAATTGTGGCCATGCGGCAAAGTTAACGTCGTCGTTGTGTCCAAGCGCTTGCCATAATGCTTCACTCAGGTGCGGTGTGACTGGCGCGAGCATCAGTACCATAGCGTCTAGAGCTTCGGCCATAATGCCGCGGTCGAGTGCGCTATCAAGCGGCGCTTTTTGCAAGCGATTCAATAGCTCCATCACAGCAGCAATTGCGGTATTGAAGTGTTGGCGACGCCCCATGTCATCGGTGACTTTGGCAATGGTGCGATGAACTTCGCGACGAACCTCTTGTTGCGCCTCGGTAAGTTCGCTCCAAGCCTGGCTGCGTGGCTGCTCAGCAACCTCAACAAAATCGGCGACCAAACGCCAGACACGACGTAGGAATCGTTGCGCGCCTTCAACCCCTGAATCAGCCCACTCAAGTGTGGCTTCTGGTGGTGCTGCGAACATCATAAACAAGCGAACCGTATCGGCACCGTACTTGTCGATCATGACCTGAGGATCAATGCCGTTGTTCTTTGATTTTGACATTTTCGTCATGCCGCCGTGCTGCACCGGCTGGCCATCAGTTTTCAAAATTGCTGTGGCGATACGACCTTTCTCGTCGCGACTAATTTCGACATCCAGTGGCGAGTACCAGGTGATTTTTCCTGATGAATCTTCACGGAAGTAGCTGTCGGCTAGCACCATACCTTGGGTTAATAACCGCTTGAACGGCTCATCGGAGCTAACCAAACCGGTATCACGCAGCAGTTTGTGGAAGAAGCGTGCGTACAATAGGTGAAGAATTGCGTGTTCGATACCACCAATGTATTGATCGACTGGTAACCAGTAATTCGCTTGTTCAGGGTTAAGCATGCCATCATGGAAATTGGCACTACAATAACGTGCGTAGTACCACGACGATTCCATGAACGTATCGAAGGTATCTGTTTCATGCTCGGCTGGCGCACCGTTATAGGTTGTTTTTCGCCAGTTCTCATCGGCTTTAATTGGTGACGTGGTGCCATCCATAACCACATCTTCAGGCAAACGTACCGGCAGTTGGTCTTCTGGAACCGGCACCGATTCGCCGTTTGGCAAATTCAGCATCGGAATTGGAGCGCCCCAATAACGCTGACGTGATACACCCCAATCGCGTAGGCGATAATTCACCTGACGACGGCCAATACCACGTTGTTCTAGATGCTCAGCGATAGCGTTAAATGCATCGTCGCTCGATAAACCATTGTAATCGCCCGAGTTTATTGTGGTGCCTTTGGTTGTAATGGCACTCGAGTTGATATCTTCGTCACCAGATGCAGGGTTGATCACAACTTGAATAGGTAGATTGTAAGCGGTCGCAAATTCCCAATCGCGTTGATCGTGAGCAGGTACCGCCATGACTGCGCCTGAACCGTAATCCATGAGAACAAAGTTAGCGACCCAAACAGGAATTTCTTCACCGGTCATTGGGTGAACCGCACGAACGCCGGTATCCATGCCTTTCTTATCAATGGTCGCCAGTTCAGCTTCAGCCATCTTGGTGTTTTTGATGGTTTCGATAAATGCTGCGAGCTCTGGATTATTCGCTGCTGCTTCTTGTGCTAGCGGATGTTGCGCCGCTACCGCCATATAAGTGACACCGTAAAGCGTATCTGGGCGCGTGGTGTAAACGGTTAACTGACGTTCGCTATTGGCAATAGAGAAATCGATTTCTACGCCTTCAGAGCGACCAATCCAGTTCCGTTGCATGGTTTTAACTTGCTCTGGCCAACCTTCAAGTTGGTCAAGATCTGCGAGCAACTCATCGGCATAATCAGTGATTTTGATAAACCACTGTGGAATTTCTTTTTGCTCGACAATCGCTCCTGAACGCCAGCCGCGGCCATCAATAACCTGCTCGTTAGCTAGTACTGTTTGGTCAATTGGATCCCAGTTGACAGTCGCGTTCTTTTTGTACACCAAGCCTTTCTCAAATAGCTTCGTGAAAAACCATTGCTCCCAACGATAATATTCAGGTGTGCAGGTGGCAATTTCACGCGACCAATCATAACCAAAGCCTAATGACTTTAATTGGTTACGCATGTAATCAATATTTTGATAGGTCCACTTAGCAGGCGCGGTTTGGTTCTGGATAGCAGCATTTTCTGCAGGTAAGCCAAACGCATCCCAACCCATCGGTTGCAATACATTTTTGCCTTGCATGCGTTGATAGCGGGCAACGACGTCGCCAAGCGTGTAGTTACGCACGTGACCCATGTGGAGCTTACCGCTTGGATAAGGAAACATCGATAAGCAATAAAACTTTTCTTTGTTTGGGTCTTCGGTAACGTTAAATACTTGGTCGTGTTCCCAACGTTGTTGAACCGCTGGTTCAACAACGGCCGGATCATATTGTTCCGCTATTTTTTTTGACATCTGACTATCCATTCAACTGCTTATTTTTAGATTAAAGTGCGTACCACATCATCAGCATTACAACGACACCAAAGATGCCAAAAAATGCATATTCGAGGCGCTCACGCTGTTGTGCATCCCGATCTTCGTTGCGGTGAAAAGCAAACATGCCTAGGCTAGTTACACCAAGTGAACCAGCGCCGACCAAAACAGCAAATAATATAGCAGCAATAACGTTTTCCATGGCGATTCTCCATGCTGAGATTAATGAATGTTTTATACAGTAGCTTGAGTAAGCTTAGTTTACTGATTTTGAGCGTGCTTGACTACGACGAAGTGCTATCAAAGTACTGACCAATGCCGTTAAAACAGCAATTAACCAAGCTCCTAACGAACCGAATAATTGATACAAAGTTTGTCCTCGAACTATCGGTACTTCAGCGCTTAACGCCGTTGACGTAAATTGAGGTGCTCGGGCTAATTCATTCCCATAGGCATCCACGACGGCAGTTATACCATTATTAGTGGCGCGCAACAGTGGTCGGCCTAGCTCGAGTGCTCGCATACGAGCAATTTGCATATGTTGTGCGGGGCCATGCGATGCGCCAAACCAGGTATCGTTACTTACCGTCAAAATATAATCTGTATTAGCTGAAACATTCGCGCGAACTTGCGCTGGAAATGCAATTTCATAGCATATCGCACCCGCCAAATGAAAGCCTTTCGCTCGTAAGTTTGGCTGTTCGAAGTCACCCCGGGTGAACGAGCTCATTGGTAAATCAAACAACGGCGCCAATGGACGAAGCAAATCTTCAAAGGGAACAAACTCACCAATAGGCAATAATTGATGTTTTTGATAGCGATTAGTGTGACCGTGCGCGTAGGGTTCTACCGGTTGAAATGGGGCATCGAGTCCCAACACAATCATCGTATTAAAGTACTCACTGTTTTGGTAATCAATGATACCGGTAATCAATGTGGTGTCAGTGTCTACCAAAGCTTTGTGAATATTCTTCAGAACATCGTCGGTGTATGGCTCAGGCATTGTAACGGCGGATTCTGGCCAAACAATGATGTCATGGGTTGGATAATGCGGGCGACTCAAATCCAAATATGTCATGAGCGATTGCCAATGCTGGTCAGGATTCCATTTAATAGACTGCTCTATGTTGCCTTGTACCAAGAGCACGCGAGCTTCTTCGCCGGTTGCTTTTATCGGGCTAATCCATGGCAAAGCAAATGGGATAATCAGTAAGCCAAAAGCGACCAGTCCGAATTCTTTGCGTTGGTGTTCAAACCAACAGAACAATGAAATGGCAATCGACCATAAAATAACCGTTACGCCAACACCACCTAACCAAGGTGCGTAATTGCCAAGCCAGCTATCGGTTTGTGTGTAGCCGAGTTCTAACCATGGAAATCCGGTAAGAAACCAGCCGCGAATCGATTCACTGATAAGCCAAGTAAGCGGCAGAATGCCGATTGCGAAAGCACCGAACTTGCGCTCGAAATATTTCCAAAGGAATAAGGCGAGAGCTGGGAAGATACTTAGATATATAAATAAAGCGGCGAGAACCGCAATTGACGCAAGTACGGGTAGGCCACCGAATTGATCGATACTGACGTAGATCCAGCTCAATCCAGCGCTAAACCAGCCTAGTCCGAAATAGAAACCGATGCGCCACGCCATATATGGCGTAGCATGGCGGGTGGTGAATAATAATCCGAATAATACAGGAAGTACTAACCATGCTTGCGAGAA from Pseudidiomarina andamanensis includes:
- the lnt gene encoding apolipoprotein N-acyltransferase, producing the protein MNIRRIIALLLGGSLVFSYAPFSQAWLVLPVLFGLLFTTRHATPYMAWRIGFYFGLGWFSAGLSWIYVSIDQFGGLPVLASIAVLAALFIYLSIFPALALFLWKYFERKFGAFAIGILPLTWLISESIRGWFLTGFPWLELGYTQTDSWLGNYAPWLGGVGVTVILWSIAISLFCWFEHQRKEFGLVAFGLLIIPFALPWISPIKATGEEARVLLVQGNIEQSIKWNPDQHWQSLMTYLDLSRPHYPTHDIIVWPESAVTMPEPYTDDVLKNIHKALVDTDTTLITGIIDYQNSEYFNTMIVLGLDAPFQPVEPYAHGHTNRYQKHQLLPIGEFVPFEDLLRPLAPLFDLPMSSFTRGDFEQPNLRAKGFHLAGAICYEIAFPAQVRANVSANTDYILTVSNDTWFGASHGPAQHMQIARMRALELGRPLLRATNNGITAVVDAYGNELARAPQFTSTALSAEVPIVRGQTLYQLFGSLGAWLIAVLTALVSTLIALRRSQARSKSVN
- the leuS gene encoding leucine--tRNA ligase — its product is MSKKIAEQYDPAVVEPAVQQRWEHDQVFNVTEDPNKEKFYCLSMFPYPSGKLHMGHVRNYTLGDVVARYQRMQGKNVLQPMGWDAFGLPAENAAIQNQTAPAKWTYQNIDYMRNQLKSLGFGYDWSREIATCTPEYYRWEQWFFTKLFEKGLVYKKNATVNWDPIDQTVLANEQVIDGRGWRSGAIVEQKEIPQWFIKITDYADELLADLDQLEGWPEQVKTMQRNWIGRSEGVEIDFSIANSERQLTVYTTRPDTLYGVTYMAVAAQHPLAQEAAANNPELAAFIETIKNTKMAEAELATIDKKGMDTGVRAVHPMTGEEIPVWVANFVLMDYGSGAVMAVPAHDQRDWEFATAYNLPIQVVINPASGDEDINSSAITTKGTTINSGDYNGLSSDDAFNAIAEHLEQRGIGRRQVNYRLRDWGVSRQRYWGAPIPMLNLPNGESVPVPEDQLPVRLPEDVVMDGTTSPIKADENWRKTTYNGAPAEHETDTFDTFMESSWYYARYCSANFHDGMLNPEQANYWLPVDQYIGGIEHAILHLLYARFFHKLLRDTGLVSSDEPFKRLLTQGMVLADSYFREDSSGKITWYSPLDVEISRDEKGRIATAILKTDGQPVQHGGMTKMSKSKNNGIDPQVMIDKYGADTVRLFMMFAAPPEATLEWADSGVEGAQRFLRRVWRLVADFVEVAEQPRSQAWSELTEAQQEVRREVHRTIAKVTDDMGRRQHFNTAIAAVMELLNRLQKAPLDSALDRGIMAEALDAMVLMLAPVTPHLSEALWQALGHNDDVNFAAWPQFDEDALVETSVLVVVQVNGKVRSKITVPADASQEQVTEVALADENVQKFIDGKTIRKQIYVPGKLFNIVAN